One window of Tachysurus vachellii isolate PV-2020 chromosome 21, HZAU_Pvac_v1, whole genome shotgun sequence genomic DNA carries:
- the si:ch73-345f18.3 gene encoding uncharacterized protein si:ch73-345f18.3, producing the protein MSFLCCCFQSHSSEEERQHILGAAQSARIPHPSPKGSPDRIGMITARHVGVPDLDQRFTDFAEMFNTQQESYECMQEKRKTLMVRYCCAPDSSLSECLQKMKDEHNDHQIILQLKGYNFGLAVTPDDSVPDKLKQTQENIKELCQAVKAIMALGPKLEEMINWLLNSEKILTQKVNAEAKTHQESTRLRGNLRENLREASRAKRFSPRYREEAGKLFNEVAMLSGIKP; encoded by the exons ATGAGTTTTCTGTGCTGCTGTTTTCAGAGTCATTCTTCAGAGGAAGAG AGACAGCATATACTTGGAGCAGCACAGTCTGCAAGAATACCTCATCCTTCTCCTAAAG GTTCCCCGGACAGAATTGGCATGATAACTGCACGGCATGTTGGTGTGCCAGATCTGGACCAGCGCTTCACTGACTTTGCAGAAATGTTTAACACGCAGCAGGAAAGCTATGAGTGTATGCAGGAAAAGCGGAAAACACTGATGGTTCGTTATTGCTGTGCCCCTGACAGCAGCCTGTCTGAGTGTCTGCAGAAGATGAAGGATGAACACA ACGACCACCAGATCATCCTGCAGTTAAAAGGCTACAACTTCGGCTTGGCCGTGACACCAGACGATTCGGTGCCTGACAAGTTGAAGCAAACACAGGAGAACATCAAGGAGCTGTGTCAAGCTGTCAAAGCCATCATGGCACTTGGTCCTAAACTTGAGGAGATGATTAACTGGCTGCTGAATTCAGAAAAGATCCTGACCCAGAAGGTGAATGCAGAAGCGAAGACACACCAGGAGTCTACACGACTCAGAGGCAATTTGAGGGAGAATCTTCGCGAGGCATCAAGAGCTAAAAGGTTCAGTCCTCGCTACAGGGAAGAGGCTGGAAAACTTTTCAACGAGGTGGCCATGCTGTCTGGAATCAAGCCATGA